The Pocillopora verrucosa isolate sample1 chromosome 14, ASM3666991v2, whole genome shotgun sequence genome has a segment encoding these proteins:
- the LOC131795111 gene encoding uncharacterized protein, with product MKFRATTSLNLRLQGMDLIVTMTVIYILIICEGVFHSNFAPKEFAYLNITRIGSQLVRKDIECGFACLEITSCFSYNLAAFPDANGKLLCELLPSDKYNNSDKFIYSPIFNHFSIPNPCSSDPCMNGSTCVAKYIDDDYQCACSPGFKGTQCQIKIALGKDCKDIKMRGDSGGDGMHQLDPDGGSLSNAFWAYCDMTSYNGGWTMCYTTDEYVKPRTEVTYNASFPYGTVGYRTNCNNISFTEIMFLNHQTLAKVYFKRRTNQSIKANLNYGNNASTYGLWDGVGVNKTYDYQLLICDISFYNGFFVSGYTNCYKDCDYWCGDYVSPYFRTASTSSHFSGVAFNTNGARALDKRLISVGLR from the exons ATGAAATTCCGTGCCACCACATCGCTCAATCTGCGACTACAAGGGATGGATCTGATTGTAACGATGACCGTAATATATATCTTGATAATTTGTGAAG GTGTTTTTCACAGCAACTTCGCGCCTAAAGAGTTTGCTTACCTCAACATCACAAGAATCGGCTCACAACTTGTCCGAAAGGATATCGAGTGTGGATTTGCCTGTTTGGAAATCACTTCATGTTTCTCTTATAACCTGGCTGCATTTCCCGATGCCAATGGAAAACTGTTATGTGAACTGCTTCCATCGGACAAGTATAACAACTCAGACAAATTCATCTACAGCCCGATTTTCAACCATTTCAGTATCCCG AACCCTTGCTCCAGTGATCCTTGCATGAACGGTTCAACTTGTGTGGCCAAGTACATCGATGATGATTATCAGTGCGCATGCTCTCCAGGATTTAAAGGAACacaatgtcaaataaaaatag CTCTGGGGAAAGACTGCAAAGACATTAAGATGCGAGGTGATTCTGGTGGAGATGGTATGCATCAATTGGACCCGGATGGAGGAAGCCTTTCAAATGCATTCTGGGCCTACTGTGATATGACGTCATACAATGGAGGTTGGACCATGTGTTACACTACCGACGAATATGTCAAACCCAGGACCGAGGTCACTTACAATGCCTCTTTTCCTTATGGAACTGTCGGCTACAGGACCAACTGCAACAACATCTCT TTTACAGAGATTATGTTCTTGAATCATCAAACTTTGGCTAAAGTGTACTTCAAGCGAAGAACTAACCAGTCCATAAAGGCCAATTTGAATTATGGGAACAATGCTTCTACTTATGGATTGTGGGACGGTGTGGGAGTGAACAAAACCTACGACTATCAGCTACTGATTTGTGATATCTCATTCTACAATGGCTTCTTCGTTTCTGGTTACACAAATTGTTACAAGGATTGTGATTACTGGTGTGGCGATTATGTCTCCCCATACTTCCGCACTGCATCTACCAGTTCGCATTTCTCTGGTGTGGCCTTTAACACCAATGGCGCCCGAGCACTCGATAAAAGGCTCATCAGTGTCGGTCTGCGCTGA
- the LOC131795117 gene encoding uncharacterized protein: protein MKLLVVAITLLVTFSLKNSHGLSQSFSGGVSFVEYMLQKFSYLNITKIGSELVQHGDECGFACLEVPSCFSYNLAVFSDINGKLSCELLPSDKYKNSDKLFNSPMFHHFSITSPCSSDPCMNNSICVAKYRDKDYRCECAPGYSGKLCDIGNDCHKIKTQGKDKSGMYWLDSDRGSHSNAFQAYCDMMSYNGGWTMCYTTDEYVKPRTEVTYNASFPYGTVGYRSNCNNIPFTEIMFVDHQSGKKAYFKRKLDEPLTAAASYEKGAKTYGLWDAVGASQYYSYQLLICDNSFYSGFLVSGYTNNCYKGCAHWCYDKYSPFFRTASSDHQYKGVAFNTNGAPPNVVDNRLVSVGLR, encoded by the exons ATGAAACTATTGGTAGTTGCGATAACGCTATTGGTCACCTTTTCCCTAAAGAATTCTcatg GGCTCAGTCAAAGTTTTTCTGGAGGAGTTTCATTTGTGGAATACATGCTTCAGAAGTTTTCCTACTTGAACATCACAAAAATCGGTTCAGAACTTGTCCAACATGGCGACGAGTGTGGATTTGCCTGCCTAGAAGTCCCTTCGTGTTTTTCTTACAACCTCGCTGTATTTTCTGATATCAACGGAAAATTGTCGTGTGAATTGCTTCCATCTGACAAGTATAAAAACTCGGATAAATTATTTAACAGTCCGATGTTTCATCACTTCAGTATAACG AGTCCATGTTCAAGCGATCCCTGCATGAATAATAGTATTTGTGTGGCCAAGTACAGAGACAAGGATTATCGATGTGAATGTGCTCCGGGATACTCAGGAAAACTCTGCGATATAGGTAATG ACTGCCATAAAATCAAAACCCAGGGTAAAGATAAAAGCGGTATGTACTGGTTGGACTCGGATAGAGGAAGCCATTCCAACGCATTCCAGGCCTATTGTGATATGATGTCATACAATGGAGGATGGACCATGTGTTACACTACTGATGAATATGTCAAACCCAGGACTGAGGTCACATACAATGCCTCTTTTCCTTATGGAACTGTCGGCTACAGAAGTAACTGCAACAACATCCCA tttACAGAAATAATGTTTGTTGATCACCAATCTGGAAAAAAGGCATATTTCAAAAGGAAATTGGATGAACCCCTCACGGCCGCTGCTTCATATGAGAAAGGTGCCAAGACTTATGGATTATGGGACGCTGTGGGGGCCTCCCAGTATTATTCATACCAGTTGCTGATCTGCGACAACTCATTCTACAGCGGCTTTTTAGTGTCTGGTTATACCAATAACTGCTACAAGGGGTGCGCTCACTGGTGCTACGATAAATACTCACCATTCTTTCGCACAGCAAGTTCTGATCATCAGTACAAAGGTGTGGCTTTCAATACCAATGGTGCACCACCCAACGTAGTCGACAATAGGCTTGTCAGTGTGGGCCTGCGGTAA
- the LOC131795112 gene encoding uncharacterized protein, with protein sequence MTVIFILIICEGVRQDFDEPGVSYANFKHEQFSYLNITRIDSKLVQKDTECGLACLQVTSCSSFNLATFPDINGKLLCELLPSDKHRMPNELIHNPMFDHFSKTSPCINDPCINKGKCVAKFKDGDYYCSWCPRFYNGKDCKTGPFVGKNCLDIKERGLSQGDGMYWLDPDGGSHSNAFLAYCDMTSYNGGWAMCYTTDEYIKPKTEVTYNASFPYGTVGYRSNCNNLQFTEIIFEDHQTGKKIYFKSRNNQAIKASLNYGKSANSYGLWDGVGADPAYSYQLLICDDPFYRGFLISAHTGGCFKTCTDWCADDSASFFRTAFTNSKGEKGGVAFGEKGHAVQDKRRISIGLR encoded by the exons ATGACCGTAATATTTATCTTAATAATTTGTGAAG GTGTTCGGCAAGATTTTGATGAGCCAGGTGTATCATATGCGAACTTCAAGCACGAACAGTTTTCCTACTTAAACATCACAAGAATCGATTCAAAACTTGTCCAAAAGGACACCGAGTGTGGATTGGCTTGTTTACAAGTCACTTCATGTTCTTCTTTTAACCTGGCTACATTTCCTGATATCAACGGAAAACTGTTGTGTGAACTTCTACCTTCTGACAAGCACAGGATGCCCAATGAATTGATTCACAATCCGATGTTTGATCATTTCAGCAAAACG AGTCCCTGCATCAACGATCCTTgcataaacaaaggaaaatgtgttGCCAAATTCAAAGATGGCGATTATTACTGCAGTTGGTGTCCTCGATTTTACAACGGAAAAGACTGCAAAACAG GCCCCTTTGTTGGAAAGAATTGCTTGGACATCAAGGAGCGAGGTCTCTCACAAGGAGATGGCATGTACTGGTTAGACCCGGATGGAGGAAGCCATTCCAATGCATTCCTGGCCTACTGCGACATGACGTCATACAATGGAGGATGGGCCATGTGTTACACTACCGATGAATATATCAAACCTAAGACTGAGGTCACATACAACGCCTCTTTTCCTTATGGAACTGTCGGCTACAGAAGTAACTGTAACAATCTCCAA TTCACAGAAATCATCTTTGAGGATCACCAAACTGGAAAGAAGATTTACTTCAAGTCCCGAAACAATCAAGCTATTAAGGCCTCCCTCAATTACGGAAAATCTGCAAACTCCTATGGATTGTGGGACGGGGTGGGGGCTGATCCGGCTTATTCCTACCAGCTTCTGATTTGTGATGATCCGTTCTACAGGGGCTTCCTGATTTCTGCCCACACAGGGGGTTGTTTCAAGACATGCACCGATTGGTGCGCCGATGATAGTGCGTCATTCTTCCGCACTGCGTTCACTAATTCAAAGGGCGAGAAGGGTGGTGTGGCATTTGGTGAAAAAGGTCATGCTGTCCAGGATAAAAGGCGCATCAGTATCGGCTTACGATAA
- the LOC131795118 gene encoding uncharacterized protein, which produces MNSSFNSHLKISLFAFFVTSLYQAVSEVYIDGRSGLKRDAGYSVAFGNFAAHKFYYLSLPPLVSTSVKDVGHCARLCLDNSACFSVNFAAMRNQDGNITCEVLAGDKYNNSALFNPSAMFHHLSIKSPCSSDPCMNNATCVTKYKDDDYQCECALGFDGRQCERITLVDCRDINTRAPSQGDGMYWLDPDGGSHSNAFLAYCDKTSYNGGWTMCYTTDEYATPKTEFTYSAQFPYGSDGYRTNCNNISFTEIIFVDHQTGRTAYFKRRTSQSIRASTNYGKPASTYGLWDGIGTNNAYSYQLLICDTSFYSGFFVSGYTGNCYKRCDFWCADVLSPYFRTTAAKQSFKGVAFDINGHRVVSYRLISVGLR; this is translated from the exons atgaatAGCTCCTTTAATTCTCAcctcaaaatttcactttttgcTTTCTTCGTAACCAGCCTTTATCAAGCAGTTTCTGAGGTCTACATCGATGGTAGGAGTGGCTTGAAGCGAGATGCAGGGTACAGTGTTGCCTTCGGTAACTTTGCCGCACACAAGTTTTACTATCTTAGTTTGCCGCCTCTGGTTTCCACTTCAGTCAAAGATGTCGGACACTGTGCCAGGCTTTGTTTAGATAATTCAGCATGTTTCTCAGTTAACTTTGCGGCGATGCGCAATCAAGATGGGAATATAACCTGTGAAGTATTAGCAGGCGATAAATACAACAACTCCGCTTTGTTTAATCCTAGCGCGATGTTTCATCATTTGAGTATAAAA AGTCCTTGTTCCAGCGATCCTTGTATGAACAATGCAACTTGTGTAACCAAGTACAAAGATGATGATTATCAGTGCGAATGTGCGCTTGGATTTGATGGAAGACAGTGCGAACGTATAACACTAG TTGACTGCCGTGACATAAACACACGAGCTCCTTCTCAGGGAGATGGAATGTACTGGTTGGACCCGGATGGAGGAAGCCATTCCAACGCGTTTTTGGCCTACTGTGACAAGACGTCATACAATGGAGGATGGACCATGTGTTACACTACCGATGAATATGCCACACCTAAGACCGAATTCACATACAGCGCCCAGTTTCCCTATGGAAGTGACGGCTACAGGACAAACTGTAATAATATCTCG TTTACAGAAATCATTTTCGTTGATCACCAAACTGGAAGAACAGCTTACTTCAAGCGCCGTACTAGTCAGTCCATAAGGGCCTCTACTAATTATGGGAAACCTGCAAGCACATATGGACTATGGGACGGTATAGGAACAAACAACGCTTACTCCTACCAGCTGCTGATCTGTGACACATCATTTTACAGCGGCTTCTTCGTGTCTGGTTACACGGGAAACTGTTACAAGCGGTGTGACTTCTGGTGCGCAGACGTGTTATCTCCATACTTCCGTACGACCGCCGCTAAGCAAAGCTTCAAGGGCGTGGCTTTTGATATAAACGGCCATCGCGTAGTTAGTTACAGACTGATAAGCGTCGGTCTGCGCTGA